In Candidatus Nanopelagicales bacterium, the following proteins share a genomic window:
- the atpB gene encoding F0F1 ATP synthase subunit A, with product MALSSSAWGCNFPDCAFPAPGTEIFFFDDVWQIGPFGFNKAMILLFIGAFVVIGFFWFAFRKPQVVPRGAQNVGELGYNFISDGIARDVIGRGGEKFVPLLFSFFFFIWILNFMGIVPGVLFPVTSVFAIPVAFALIVYFTWVPLGIKNQGFFGFFKNMMFPPGLPKPLYVILAPIEFISNIVVRPFTHCVRLFANMFAGHLLLTTFTVAAWYLFSATVIGALGSAVSFVVVIALTAFEMLIQALQAYIFTLLTAVYISGALHADH from the coding sequence ATGGCACTCAGTTCATCCGCATGGGGATGCAACTTCCCCGATTGCGCTTTCCCGGCTCCAGGCACTGAGATCTTCTTCTTCGACGACGTTTGGCAAATCGGACCATTCGGTTTCAACAAGGCGATGATCTTGCTGTTCATCGGCGCGTTCGTCGTGATCGGGTTCTTCTGGTTCGCGTTCCGCAAGCCGCAGGTGGTGCCCCGAGGCGCCCAGAACGTCGGCGAGTTGGGCTACAACTTCATCAGCGACGGCATCGCGCGTGACGTGATCGGACGCGGGGGCGAGAAGTTCGTCCCGCTGTTGTTCTCCTTCTTCTTCTTCATCTGGATTCTGAACTTCATGGGAATCGTGCCCGGGGTTCTCTTCCCCGTCACCAGTGTGTTCGCCATCCCGGTGGCGTTCGCGCTCATCGTCTACTTCACGTGGGTCCCGCTCGGGATCAAGAATCAGGGCTTCTTCGGCTTCTTCAAGAACATGATGTTCCCGCCCGGCCTGCCGAAGCCGCTGTATGTGATCCTCGCCCCGATCGAGTTCATCTCGAACATCGTCGTTCGCCCGTTCACGCACTGTGTCCGTCTTTTCGCCAACATGTTCGCGGGCCACCTGCTGCTGACCACGTTCACCGTGGCGGCCTGGTACCTGTTCAGTGCCACCGTCATCGGCGCGCTCGGATCAGCGGTGTCGTTCGTGGTCGTGATCGCGTTGACCGCCTTCGAGATGCTGATCCAGGCCCTGCAGGCCTACATCTTCACGCTGCTCACCGCCGTCTACATCTCAGGGGCTCTGCACGCAGACCACTGA
- a CDS encoding MraY family glycosyltransferase has translation MRESLLCLFVAAAATYLLTPFARQLALSWGAMAEVRDRDVHSMPTPRLGGLAIFVGLIAAFLVASQLPLMSQVFERGPGTIWSLVVAAVVLVAIGALDDRYGLDALTKFSGQVLAGGIIAYGGISISWLPIGGVLVLDPLSSVLVTVFIVVFTVNAINFVDGLDGLAAGIAAIAAAGFFAYSYLLNVVNGFDRAALSTLASVACVGACLGFLPHNFYRARVFMGDTGSMLLGLLLAASTITLVGRVDPNAIGSTTLAPVLLPLLIPLAVLALPVADVGLAVLRRTWAGRSPFAPDKEHLHHRIMEMGHSHRGAVLLLYGWALVVAGTTVALAFLPVPVAIGGGVVLFLLVLAVLRSPPGRRISEDQPAAEAS, from the coding sequence GTGCGCGAGTCCCTGCTCTGCCTGTTCGTCGCCGCTGCCGCGACGTACCTTCTCACGCCCTTCGCGCGTCAGTTGGCGCTTTCGTGGGGGGCCATGGCCGAGGTTCGTGACCGCGATGTTCATTCGATGCCGACCCCCCGACTCGGGGGCTTGGCCATCTTCGTGGGGCTCATCGCCGCATTCCTGGTCGCCAGCCAACTGCCCCTGATGAGCCAGGTGTTCGAACGTGGTCCGGGCACGATCTGGTCGCTGGTCGTCGCTGCAGTCGTCCTCGTGGCTATCGGCGCGTTGGACGACCGTTACGGACTGGACGCCCTGACCAAGTTCAGCGGACAGGTGCTCGCCGGCGGCATCATCGCCTACGGCGGTATCTCGATCTCTTGGCTGCCGATCGGCGGGGTGCTGGTCCTGGATCCCCTCTCCAGCGTGCTCGTAACCGTGTTCATCGTGGTGTTCACCGTCAACGCCATCAACTTCGTCGACGGACTGGATGGACTGGCGGCGGGTATCGCTGCCATCGCCGCAGCAGGCTTCTTCGCCTACTCCTACCTGCTCAATGTGGTGAACGGATTCGACCGAGCGGCGTTGTCGACACTCGCCTCAGTCGCATGCGTCGGAGCTTGCCTGGGGTTCCTGCCTCACAACTTCTACCGGGCCCGGGTGTTCATGGGTGACACGGGTTCGATGTTGCTCGGACTGCTGCTCGCCGCCAGCACCATCACCTTGGTGGGTCGCGTCGATCCCAACGCCATCGGATCGACCACGTTGGCCCCTGTGCTGTTGCCGTTGCTCATCCCGTTGGCCGTGCTCGCACTACCGGTGGCCGATGTGGGGCTGGCGGTTCTGCGCCGCACCTGGGCAGGGCGTTCGCCGTTCGCGCCCGACAAGGAGCATCTGCACCACCGGATCATGGAGATGGGGCACTCGCACCGCGGTGCGGTGTTGTTGCTCTACGGCTGGGCTCTGGTTGTCGCCGGAACCACTGTGGCGTTGGCGTTTCTGCCGGTACCCGTCGCCATCGGCGGCGGTGTCGTGTTGTTCCTGCTCGTCTTGGCCGTGTTGCGCAGTCCGCCCGGACGCCGAATTTCCGAAGACCAGCCGGCTGCGGAGGCGTCCTGA
- the glyA gene encoding serine hydroxymethyltransferase yields MTEHVPFWGPDFNSLVDEDPEIAGVLLSELDRLRGGLQLIASENFTSPAVLAALGSTLSNKYAEGYPGRRYYGGCAEVDKAEIIGMERAKQLFGAEHANLQPHSGASANIAAYGAFVKPGDTVLAMSLPHGGHLTHGSKVNFSGKWFNVASYGVRRDTELIDYDEVLALAREHRPKMIICGATAYPRLIDFAAFRGIADEVGAILMVDAAHFIGLVAGQAIPSPIPYADVVCMTTHKVLRGPRGGMILCKEEHAKAIDKAVFPMMQGGPLMHAVAAKAVALKEASSPDYQRYAADVVANAQALAAGLADEGMRPVSGGTDTHLALIDMQALSVTGTQAEERCDAAGITLNKNAIPFDPQPPAVASGIRVGTACVTTQGMGVAEMKTVASLIGRAVRAESTADSDAVRDEVSDLVAAFPAYPAD; encoded by the coding sequence ATGACTGAGCACGTGCCGTTCTGGGGCCCTGATTTCAACTCCCTGGTCGACGAGGACCCCGAGATCGCCGGTGTCCTGTTGTCCGAACTCGACCGGTTGCGCGGCGGGCTGCAACTGATCGCCAGCGAGAACTTCACCTCCCCGGCTGTGCTGGCCGCGCTGGGCTCGACGTTGTCGAACAAGTACGCCGAGGGCTACCCGGGACGGCGCTACTACGGTGGCTGCGCCGAGGTCGACAAGGCCGAGATCATCGGCATGGAGCGCGCGAAGCAACTCTTCGGAGCCGAACACGCCAATCTGCAGCCCCACTCGGGCGCGAGCGCGAACATCGCCGCCTATGGGGCATTCGTCAAGCCTGGCGACACTGTGCTGGCCATGAGCCTTCCGCACGGTGGGCATCTGACCCACGGATCCAAAGTCAACTTCTCAGGCAAGTGGTTCAACGTGGCCTCTTACGGTGTGCGTCGGGACACCGAACTCATCGACTACGACGAGGTTCTGGCCCTGGCCCGCGAACACCGGCCCAAGATGATCATTTGCGGCGCCACCGCCTACCCCCGGCTGATCGACTTCGCGGCGTTCCGGGGGATCGCCGACGAGGTGGGCGCCATCCTGATGGTCGATGCAGCCCACTTCATCGGGCTGGTGGCCGGCCAGGCGATCCCCAGCCCGATTCCCTACGCCGATGTCGTGTGCATGACCACCCACAAGGTCCTGCGCGGCCCCCGCGGAGGGATGATCCTGTGCAAGGAGGAACACGCCAAGGCCATTGACAAGGCGGTTTTCCCGATGATGCAGGGCGGCCCACTCATGCACGCGGTCGCAGCCAAGGCCGTGGCGCTCAAGGAGGCCTCGTCCCCGGACTATCAGCGCTACGCGGCCGACGTCGTGGCCAACGCGCAGGCACTCGCAGCCGGGCTTGCCGACGAGGGCATGCGTCCGGTGTCCGGCGGCACCGACACCCACCTGGCGCTTATCGACATGCAGGCGCTGAGTGTCACCGGAACACAAGCCGAAGAGCGCTGTGACGCTGCCGGGATCACGCTGAACAAGAACGCCATCCCGTTCGATCCTCAGCCACCGGCGGTCGCCAGCGGGATCCGAGTCGGCACCGCTTGTGTAACCACCCAGGGGATGGGCGTCGCCGAGATGAAGACGGTGGCTTCGCTGATCGGCCGGGCAGTGCGCGCGGAGTCGACCGCGGATTCGGACGCGGTGCGTGACGAAGTGTCCGATCTGGTCGCCGCATTCCCCGCGTACCCGGCAGACTGA
- a CDS encoding L-threonylcarbamoyladenylate synthase, with protein MQRVFDCRDPAQRSEPTDTAVMKLRRGRVAVLPDESMYLLAADAFNTTGVTRVRYLKNADDTPLTVLIGSPATVDGIASRIPGYARDLMAAFWPGPLTLILRQQPSLAWPLTAAGISVRMPLHPLTLAVVRALGPTAGTSANRAGLPAARDCDEAFDQFDRDVDVYLDAGAAPFTHRSTIVDATGDRPAVLRPGAIDETALRSVVPGLGEISDAPQT; from the coding sequence GTGCAGCGCGTCTTCGACTGTCGGGATCCGGCGCAGCGTAGCGAACCCACGGACACCGCTGTCATGAAACTTCGCCGAGGCCGGGTTGCGGTGCTGCCCGACGAGTCGATGTACCTCCTGGCCGCGGATGCCTTCAACACCACCGGAGTCACGCGAGTCCGGTACCTCAAGAACGCCGACGACACCCCGCTGACCGTGCTCATCGGCAGCCCTGCCACAGTCGACGGAATCGCCAGTCGCATCCCGGGCTATGCCCGCGACCTGATGGCTGCCTTCTGGCCCGGTCCGCTGACCTTGATTCTGCGCCAACAGCCATCGCTCGCGTGGCCACTGACGGCAGCGGGTATCTCTGTTCGGATGCCCCTGCATCCATTGACGCTGGCAGTGGTCCGAGCTCTCGGCCCGACGGCGGGGACGTCCGCGAACCGCGCGGGACTGCCGGCGGCCCGTGACTGCGACGAGGCGTTCGACCAGTTCGACCGCGATGTCGACGTCTACCTCGACGCCGGAGCGGCGCCGTTCACCCATCGCAGCACGATCGTCGATGCCACAGGCGATCGACCGGCTGTGCTTCGACCGGGCGCGATCGATGAGACCGCTCTACGTTCGGTGGTGCCGGGACTCGGCGAGATCAGCGACGCACCGCAGACGTGA
- a CDS encoding HemK/PrmC family methyltransferase, translated as MSAGVSALVAEVAARLRAAEVPSAAVEARWIVSHFLGTSPAALVFAGPLSDDERESIEAAVTRRVSREPLQHILGIAPFGDLELAVGPGVFIPRPETEVMAQFALSWLAGLDRPAVVVDACSGSGALALAVACHVRAEVTAIEISTAADVWLQRNVAALKPRFSHRGSVVTVVRGDVAAADTWPASGSVDLVVSNPPYVPLGCVPRDPEVRDHDPQVALFGGTDGFDIVRPLVVRASAALRPGGVILIEHADDQGEPGGVPALLRRSGRFADIADHADFAGRPRFTSAVRR; from the coding sequence GTGAGTGCGGGCGTCTCCGCGCTGGTGGCCGAAGTCGCGGCCCGACTGCGCGCAGCAGAGGTCCCGTCGGCGGCCGTCGAAGCTCGCTGGATCGTCAGCCACTTCCTGGGCACATCCCCGGCAGCGCTGGTCTTCGCGGGACCGCTGTCCGACGATGAGCGAGAGTCCATCGAGGCCGCCGTCACCAGGCGTGTGTCCCGGGAACCGCTGCAGCACATCCTGGGCATCGCCCCTTTCGGTGACCTCGAGCTCGCCGTGGGGCCAGGGGTGTTCATCCCCCGTCCCGAGACGGAGGTGATGGCTCAATTCGCATTGTCCTGGCTCGCCGGACTCGACCGGCCGGCCGTCGTCGTCGACGCCTGCAGCGGATCCGGGGCTCTCGCGCTCGCTGTTGCCTGTCATGTGCGGGCCGAAGTCACCGCGATCGAGATCAGTACGGCTGCAGATGTGTGGTTGCAGCGCAACGTGGCGGCCTTGAAGCCACGTTTCAGTCATCGCGGGTCGGTGGTCACGGTGGTGCGAGGCGATGTCGCGGCAGCGGACACGTGGCCCGCGTCGGGCTCCGTCGATCTGGTGGTGTCCAACCCTCCCTACGTCCCACTGGGCTGTGTTCCGCGCGATCCTGAGGTGCGCGACCATGACCCACAGGTCGCTTTGTTCGGGGGCACAGACGGGTTCGACATCGTGCGGCCGCTCGTCGTCCGGGCCAGCGCGGCTTTGCGTCCAGGCGGAGTGATCCTCATCGAGCACGCCGACGATCAAGGCGAACCGGGCGGGGTGCCCGCGTTGCTTCGTCGCAGTGGCCGTTTCGCCGATATCGCCGACCATGCCGACTTCGCGGGTCGGCCCCGGTTCACGTCTGCGGTGCGTCGCTGA
- the prfA gene encoding peptide chain release factor 1, producing the protein MFEVCEDLVAEYADIEAQLARPEVHADQSLARRLGRRFAELRPIVADYHSWLQLAADEKAADELSAEDPSFGAEALALAAQKQEVAERLQVLLAPRDPMDSKDVIVEVKAGEGGAESALFAADLLRMYQRYAERRGWVSELIELEESDLGGVKDASLAVKARTVDTPDGAPYARLKFEGGVHRVQRVPVTESSGRIHTSAAGVFVMPEAEDIDIAIDPHDLRIDVFRSSGPGGQSVNTTDSAVRITHLPTGLVVSCQNEKSQLQNKEQALRILRSRLLAMAQEEADREASNARRAQVRTVDRSERVRTYNFPENRISDHRVGYKAHNLDTVLDGDLDAVIEALMAADTEQRLGRV; encoded by the coding sequence ATGTTCGAGGTCTGCGAGGACCTCGTCGCCGAATACGCCGACATCGAGGCCCAATTGGCCCGACCCGAGGTCCACGCTGACCAGTCGCTCGCGCGGCGCCTGGGGCGCCGGTTCGCCGAGTTGCGACCGATCGTCGCCGACTATCACTCGTGGCTGCAGTTGGCGGCCGATGAGAAGGCCGCCGACGAACTCTCCGCTGAGGACCCCTCCTTCGGCGCCGAGGCGCTAGCCCTGGCAGCGCAAAAGCAGGAAGTCGCCGAACGCCTCCAGGTTCTGCTCGCGCCGCGCGACCCCATGGACAGCAAAGATGTGATCGTCGAGGTCAAGGCCGGGGAAGGCGGGGCGGAGTCGGCGCTCTTCGCGGCCGATCTGCTGCGCATGTACCAGCGGTACGCCGAGCGGCGAGGTTGGGTCAGCGAACTCATCGAGTTGGAGGAGTCCGACCTCGGCGGCGTCAAGGACGCGTCCTTGGCTGTGAAGGCCCGAACCGTGGACACGCCGGATGGCGCCCCGTACGCGCGGTTGAAGTTCGAAGGCGGCGTTCATCGGGTCCAGCGCGTCCCGGTCACGGAGTCATCGGGGAGGATCCACACGTCCGCTGCAGGTGTTTTCGTCATGCCCGAAGCCGAGGACATCGACATCGCCATTGATCCGCACGACCTGCGCATCGATGTCTTCCGTTCCAGTGGTCCGGGGGGCCAGAGCGTGAACACGACCGACTCCGCCGTGCGGATCACCCATCTGCCCACGGGTCTGGTGGTGTCGTGCCAGAACGAGAAGAGCCAACTGCAGAACAAAGAGCAGGCCTTGCGGATCCTGCGCTCCCGCCTGCTCGCGATGGCGCAGGAGGAGGCCGATCGCGAGGCGTCCAACGCGCGCCGGGCACAGGTGCGCACCGTGGACCGGAGCGAGCGCGTCAGGACCTACAACTTCCCCGAGAACCGGATCTCCGACCACCGGGTCGGCTACAAGGCTCATAATCTCGACACCGTTCTGGACGGTGACCTGGACGCCGTGATCGAGGCCCTCATGGCCGCGGACACCGAGCAGCGCTTGGGGCGTGTCTGA
- the rpmE gene encoding 50S ribosomal protein L31, with amino-acid sequence MKADIHPAYGETQVTCTCGNTFTTRSTAKDGVIHADVCSACHPFYTGKQKILDTGGRVAKFEKRFGKGSDAK; translated from the coding sequence ATGAAGGCTGACATCCACCCCGCCTACGGGGAAACCCAGGTCACCTGCACCTGTGGCAACACGTTCACGACCCGCAGTACTGCCAAGGACGGCGTCATTCACGCCGACGTCTGCTCGGCCTGCCATCCGTTCTACACGGGCAAGCAGAAAATCCTCGATACGGGTGGTCGCGTCGCCAAGTTCGAGAAGCGCTTCGGCAAGGGCTCGGACGCCAAATAA
- the rho gene encoding transcription termination factor Rho translates to MTETLSTDSTANSADSVSAGADSHSQTGSASRGRAKGGGAKGGGLSAMLLPELRQMAHDLGISGVSAMRKGDLVDAIAAHRRGATTKPSDSGGSAESDGSAQQSAPGVPDQSAAHESDRAEQPDQRDRSEQRERSDQRSDQRGRADGREISRNDGNRDANREGSRDGNRENNRNDNNRNDNRSDNRSDNRSDNRSDSNRNDSRSDNRSDSNRNDSRSDNRGDSNRNDNESGRRRRRGRDRNNRRDRGPRDSEPVINDDDVLLPVAGILDVLDNYAFVRTSGYLPGPNDVYVSLSMIKRTGMRKGDAVTGLVRQPHEGERREKFNPLVRVESINGAEVDEARDRPDFSKLTPLYPQTRLRLETEPTNMTTRVIDLVAPIGKGQRGLIVSPPKAGKTMVLQSIANAITTNNPECHLMVVLVDERPEEVTDMQRSVKGEVIASTFDRPADDHTTVAELAIERAKRLVELGHDVVVLLDSMTRLGRAYNLAAPASGRILSGGVDSAALYPPKKFFGAARNIEHGGSLTILATALVETGSRMDEVIFEEFKGTGNMELKLDRRLADKRIFPAVDVDASGTRKEELLMGPEELKIVWKLRRVLHALETQQALELLLTKLRETKTNFEFLSNVQKTAPGTDIDSD, encoded by the coding sequence GTGACCGAGACACTCTCCACCGACTCGACTGCCAACAGTGCCGACTCAGTTTCGGCAGGAGCCGATTCCCACTCACAGACGGGCAGCGCCTCCCGCGGTCGCGCCAAGGGGGGTGGCGCCAAAGGGGGTGGACTGTCGGCCATGTTGCTGCCGGAGTTGCGCCAGATGGCCCATGATCTGGGAATCAGCGGCGTCAGTGCCATGCGCAAGGGCGATTTGGTCGACGCCATCGCCGCCCACCGCCGAGGGGCCACCACCAAGCCATCCGACTCCGGCGGCAGTGCCGAGTCCGACGGCTCGGCCCAGCAGAGCGCACCTGGCGTGCCCGATCAGTCGGCGGCGCATGAGTCCGATCGTGCCGAGCAGCCCGACCAGCGCGATCGATCGGAACAGAGGGAGCGTTCGGACCAGCGTTCGGACCAGCGTGGCCGCGCCGATGGCCGTGAGATCAGCCGGAACGACGGCAACCGCGACGCGAACCGCGAAGGCAGCCGGGATGGCAACCGCGAGAACAACCGCAACGACAACAACAGGAACGACAACCGGAGCGACAACCGGAGCGACAACCGGAGCGACAACCGCAGTGATAGCAACCGGAATGACAGCCGGAGCGACAACCGCAGTGATAGCAACCGGAATGACAGCCGGAGCGACAATCGCGGTGACAGCAACCGCAACGACAACGAGAGCGGTCGCCGCCGGCGTCGGGGCCGCGACCGCAACAACCGCCGGGATCGTGGTCCGCGGGACAGCGAGCCGGTGATCAACGACGATGACGTGTTGTTGCCGGTGGCTGGGATCCTCGATGTCCTCGACAACTATGCCTTCGTGCGGACCAGTGGTTACCTGCCCGGTCCGAACGACGTCTACGTGTCGCTGTCCATGATCAAGCGCACGGGAATGCGCAAGGGTGACGCCGTCACCGGACTCGTACGACAGCCCCACGAGGGCGAACGACGCGAGAAGTTCAACCCGCTTGTCCGGGTTGAGTCCATCAATGGCGCTGAGGTCGACGAGGCTCGTGATCGCCCCGATTTCTCCAAGTTGACGCCTCTGTACCCTCAGACCCGCCTGCGGCTCGAGACCGAACCCACGAACATGACCACCCGGGTGATCGACCTGGTCGCCCCGATCGGCAAGGGTCAGCGTGGACTGATCGTGTCCCCGCCCAAGGCCGGCAAGACGATGGTCCTGCAGTCGATCGCGAACGCCATCACCACGAACAACCCGGAGTGTCACCTCATGGTCGTTCTGGTCGATGAACGGCCTGAAGAAGTCACCGACATGCAGCGGTCAGTCAAGGGTGAAGTCATCGCGTCCACGTTCGATCGGCCCGCGGATGACCACACCACGGTCGCGGAACTCGCCATCGAACGAGCCAAGCGTCTGGTCGAACTCGGTCACGACGTCGTCGTGCTGCTGGACTCGATGACGAGGCTGGGGCGCGCCTACAACTTGGCCGCTCCCGCGTCAGGTCGGATCCTGTCCGGTGGTGTCGACTCCGCCGCTCTGTATCCGCCCAAGAAGTTCTTCGGAGCCGCGCGCAACATCGAGCACGGCGGCTCACTGACCATCCTGGCCACTGCGCTGGTCGAGACCGGCTCGCGCATGGACGAGGTGATCTTCGAGGAGTTCAAGGGCACCGGCAACATGGAGCTAAAACTGGACCGTCGCCTGGCGGACAAGCGGATCTTCCCGGCGGTCGATGTCGACGCCTCCGGTACCCGCAAGGAAGAACTACTCATGGGGCCCGAGGAACTCAAGATCGTCTGGAAGCTGCGACGAGTGCTGCACGCGCTCGAGACACAGCAGGCCCTCGAGTTGCTGCTTACCAAGCTGCGTGAGACCAAGACGAACTTCGAGTTCCTGAGCAACGTGCAGAAAACAGCACCCGGAACGGACATCGACTCGGACTAG
- the thrB gene encoding homoserine kinase, with amino-acid sequence MTPGPSSSGLVAGARAQVTVPATSANLGPGFDSLALALTLRDKYDVTLSTDDRITVDVSGESADELPRDGSHLVATAFVTALAEFGRSPTGFRLACRNAIPQGRGLGSSAAAIVGGVALAAVLADVTDPEAIVEVATAVEGHPDNVAAAVMGGLTVSWLDGGAGRAVSLPVATEVAPVLLVPKTVSPTSAARAALPTSVPHGDAAFNVGRSALLVAALTSEPELLYPATEDRLHQRQREQTYPSSLALVDQLRASKWAAVISGAGPSVLVLTDQPGAERIVQQRFEGFRALISGIGTGVEATRIGEQFVVS; translated from the coding sequence GTGACACCGGGTCCGAGTTCCTCCGGGTTGGTTGCCGGTGCTCGAGCGCAGGTCACGGTACCCGCGACGAGCGCCAATCTGGGGCCCGGTTTCGACTCCCTGGCCTTGGCGTTGACACTTCGCGACAAGTACGACGTCACGCTGTCAACCGATGACCGCATCACGGTCGATGTATCGGGAGAGTCGGCGGATGAACTTCCCCGCGACGGGTCCCACCTCGTGGCAACAGCGTTCGTGACGGCCTTGGCCGAATTCGGTCGCTCCCCGACAGGTTTCCGCCTGGCCTGCCGTAATGCGATCCCACAGGGCAGAGGTCTCGGTTCCTCCGCGGCGGCCATCGTCGGTGGGGTTGCCTTGGCGGCGGTCCTGGCCGACGTGACCGACCCCGAGGCGATCGTCGAAGTGGCGACCGCTGTTGAAGGTCACCCGGACAACGTCGCGGCTGCGGTCATGGGGGGCCTCACTGTGTCCTGGCTCGACGGTGGCGCTGGTCGGGCGGTGTCGCTGCCTGTCGCCACCGAGGTCGCGCCTGTCCTGCTCGTCCCGAAGACGGTCAGTCCCACGTCAGCGGCTCGCGCCGCCCTGCCGACCTCCGTGCCCCACGGTGATGCCGCGTTCAACGTAGGGCGCAGTGCCCTGCTTGTCGCCGCGCTCACGTCGGAACCCGAGTTGCTCTACCCCGCGACCGAGGATCGACTTCACCAACGTCAACGCGAGCAGACCTACCCGTCATCCTTGGCCCTTGTCGATCAGCTCCGTGCCTCGAAGTGGGCGGCAGTCATCTCGGGAGCGGGGCCCTCTGTATTGGTGTTGACCGATCAGCCGGGCGCCGAACGGATTGTGCAGCAGCGCTTCGAGGGTTTCCGGGCGCTGATCTCAGGGATTGGTACCGGAGTTGAGGCGACACGCATCGGTGAGCAGTTTGTCGTTTCGTGA
- the thrC gene encoding threonine synthase has translation MDTVQHGTGQWRGIMTEYARRLPVGNALVSLCEGGTPLIRADHLSALVDADVWLKLEGANPTGSFKDRGMTMAISRALDDGAEAVICASTGNTSASAAAYAGKAGLVSAVLIPDGKIAMGKLAQAIIHGARLLAVQGNFDDCLTLARDLADNYPVSLVNSVNPVRIQGQKTASFEIVDRLGDAPDIHCLPVGNAGNITAYWLGYREYAQAGPADRLPQMWGFQAAGAAPIVTGERVAHPETIASAIRIGNPASWDAAVAARDESGGVIESVTDEQILTAYRLLAQHEGVFCEPASAAGVAGLLQRADRVPTGSTVVCTLTGNGLKDPQWALESAPEPTVIPVSATVAAEHLGLAP, from the coding sequence ATGGATACCGTGCAGCACGGCACCGGTCAGTGGCGGGGCATCATGACCGAATACGCCCGGCGCCTTCCCGTCGGTAACGCATTGGTGTCCTTGTGCGAGGGTGGCACACCGTTGATCCGGGCTGATCATCTGAGCGCCTTGGTCGATGCGGACGTCTGGCTCAAACTCGAGGGCGCGAACCCGACGGGTTCGTTCAAGGACCGCGGCATGACCATGGCCATCTCGCGGGCTTTGGACGACGGCGCCGAGGCTGTCATCTGTGCGTCCACGGGGAACACCAGTGCCAGCGCAGCGGCGTACGCGGGTAAGGCCGGCCTGGTCAGCGCAGTCCTCATTCCCGACGGCAAGATCGCCATGGGGAAACTCGCACAGGCGATCATCCACGGCGCGCGACTCCTGGCCGTCCAAGGCAACTTCGACGACTGCCTCACGCTCGCGCGTGACCTCGCGGACAACTATCCGGTCTCGCTGGTGAACAGCGTGAATCCGGTCCGGATCCAGGGCCAGAAGACAGCGTCATTCGAGATCGTGGATCGTCTGGGTGACGCCCCGGACATCCACTGCCTGCCGGTGGGTAACGCGGGCAACATCACCGCCTACTGGCTGGGCTATCGCGAGTACGCCCAAGCCGGTCCTGCCGATCGACTGCCGCAGATGTGGGGTTTCCAAGCTGCGGGAGCCGCGCCCATCGTGACCGGCGAACGGGTGGCACACCCGGAGACGATCGCCTCGGCGATCCGCATCGGAAACCCGGCGTCGTGGGATGCGGCGGTGGCCGCGCGGGATGAATCCGGCGGGGTCATCGAATCCGTCACCGACGAGCAGATCCTCACCGCGTATCGGTTGTTGGCGCAGCACGAAGGAGTCTTCTGCGAGCCGGCCAGCGCCGCCGGCGTCGCGGGTCTGCTGCAACGCGCGGATCGGGTCCCCACGGGCAGCACGGTGGTGTGCACGCTGACCGGAAACGGACTCAAGGATCCGCAGTGGGCACTGGAGTCCGCGCCTGAGCCGACCGTTATCCCGGTGTCTGCCACTGTTGCGGCCGAGCATCTCGGGCTCGCTCCGTGA